In Halorubrum sp. PV6, a single window of DNA contains:
- a CDS encoding Cdc6/Cdc18 family protein, protein MNIDDRIERRLGYDVGAGVLVDIDAVSPVSHTDSPVGRGPAIERLLDLFEPAFSGSLPADAYIHGPKGSGKSAITSALFDGLSSHSGPQRAIQTSTRAVEPTPPGFVYVDARHASTRFRLYHAAFAAVSDDTVPEHGIGTDELVEALRGAVDARHDLVVAVDHVNEPETPSATTVVEWLSALSDRIVPVCLGRDPPDDIEWEPNETVQFEPYRRHVLVELLTSRCSTGLGRDALTHDQIREVSEWADGDAHDALAAIAGAAITAERARASTVRPEDLDTGIEAVPRPGVVLGRVLALSESRGRLLYELVRLSDEERASVSAATETIASRESVDLSASTIRRVLYELADTGLLERVTAKRSDGKGRPPSRLVPRFPTLVFRELFDRPTW, encoded by the coding sequence GTGAACATCGACGACCGGATCGAGCGACGGCTCGGCTACGACGTCGGGGCGGGGGTCCTCGTCGATATCGACGCCGTCTCGCCGGTGTCACACACCGACTCGCCGGTGGGGCGGGGGCCAGCGATAGAGCGGCTCCTCGACCTCTTCGAGCCGGCGTTTTCCGGCTCGCTCCCCGCGGACGCCTACATCCACGGGCCGAAGGGGTCGGGGAAGTCGGCGATCACGTCGGCGCTTTTCGACGGGCTCTCGTCGCACAGCGGCCCGCAGCGAGCGATCCAGACCTCGACGCGGGCAGTCGAGCCGACGCCGCCCGGATTCGTGTACGTCGACGCCAGACACGCGTCGACGCGGTTCCGGCTCTATCACGCCGCGTTCGCCGCGGTCAGCGACGACACCGTCCCCGAACACGGAATCGGGACGGACGAACTGGTCGAGGCGCTGCGGGGCGCCGTCGACGCCCGCCACGACCTCGTCGTCGCCGTCGACCACGTGAACGAGCCGGAGACGCCGAGCGCGACGACCGTCGTCGAGTGGCTCTCCGCCCTCAGCGACCGGATCGTGCCGGTGTGTCTGGGACGCGACCCGCCGGACGATATCGAGTGGGAGCCGAACGAGACGGTCCAGTTCGAGCCGTACCGTCGCCACGTGCTCGTCGAACTCCTGACGAGTCGCTGTTCGACCGGCCTCGGGCGCGACGCGCTCACGCACGACCAGATCCGAGAGGTCAGCGAGTGGGCCGACGGCGACGCCCACGACGCGCTGGCGGCCATCGCCGGCGCGGCGATCACCGCGGAGCGCGCACGCGCCTCCACCGTGCGCCCGGAGGACCTCGATACGGGCATCGAGGCGGTCCCGCGTCCTGGGGTCGTCCTCGGACGAGTCCTCGCGCTCTCGGAGAGCCGCGGGCGACTCCTCTACGAACTCGTGCGGCTCTCCGACGAGGAGCGCGCCTCGGTGAGCGCGGCGACGGAGACGATCGCCTCGCGCGAATCGGTCGACCTGTCGGCCTCGACGATCCGCCGGGTGCTCTACGAGCTCGCGGACACCGGGCTGCTCGAACGCGTGACCGCGAAGCGGAGCGACGGCAAGGGGCGACCGCCGAGCCGGCTCGTCCCGCGGTTCCCGACGCTCGTGTTCCGCGAGCT